GTCACTGAAATATTCAGCTTAAATACAATAACACAACCATCTTCCAGCTCAACCCACACAAACTGCTGCTGAGGCCATTTTTTGCTCAACTTCCGCTTGGTGTCATGTTGAAACAAAGCAGCTGTTTGGTCCATTTCCGCCCCTGCTGGACTGGAGTGGAACCGCAGATTGGCAGAGAATGACAAAACAGAGGGGGGCGGGGTCGGACCACTGTCAGTctcataccttatttggaaaaGCACAACGAATCTAATTACTTTACTAAGTCAGAATAccacaaagtctttattatttactattaatttcGGGATTTCTGGCACcgtaaaagataaattatcttATAAAACACCATATTTTTTCATTGTGATTCCAGTTTCACTTGATGGCCAACCtgttgaaaatgtgacaaattttaaattccTTGTGTCATTCCTTGTGACAGTCAGCTCAACTTTGCTGAAAACACTGTATCTTTAAGAACTGGACAATTTGGAGAATCGTTAAATCTAAATtacaaggaaaacaacaaaaaacccatcaaaattctgttattttatggcacttaaaaaaaaactttcaactaATCAAAAACTTGAAATTATGGAAGATCTGCTGACTATAAATTATATTTGCACGGGGATCCCTGGCAAATATACCACATTaatagttttactgtttttcatttatgcTCTTCCTAGATCAggggtcaaactccagtcctccagttgttgtcctgcagtttttagatgtgccacaggtacgaaacactggaatgaaatggcttaattacctcctcatTGTGTAggtcagttctccagagccttgctaataaCCTCATTATTCTATTctggtgtggtgcagcagaggcacatctaaaagttgcaggactgcggccctaaAGGACAGGAGTTTGAGACTCCTGCCCTAGATAATCCCCTGTTGCTATGCAAACATTTATATGTGCTGTGATTCAggattacaaaaaaacaaaacaaaaacaaatgaattatgTGGGGGCCTTAAAAGTGAAGCATGTGgcttataaaaacatgttttttttcattctctctctatatatatattaatccATTTTCCAACACCATTGTCCCTAGGGGGGCTGGcagggtgctggtgcctatctccagcgaacgtttcgGGTGaaaggtggggtcaccctggacagttCTCCAGTCTGTCtaagggcaacacagagacaggaaaaaaccacacacacacactcacatctagGGATAATTTGgggaaaccaattaacctgacagtcatgttttttgaatgtgggaggaagccggagtacctggagaggACCCACCATGCAGAGGGAGAACATGCTagatacataaatatataaatcatcagctttttctaaaaacataagAGTCAAAGGAAGCTGCATACAGAgtaatttattgtcatttttctcatgtttacaaaaatctttttctgcACAGCTCTCTGGATTTCAGTAAGTTTGAAGTATTGCCTTTGACTAGGCCTAGGGCAGGGGTcttaaactccagtcctcgaggcagtgttttgtacctgtggcacatctaaaaactgcaggacagcggccctcgaggactggagtttgagacccctggccTAGGGTCTCCACCCCAAGTCCTGAAGATCTATTgccctgcaggttttagatgcatccctgctccaacacacctgatgAATGGCTCTTTACTTGACAGCATGGTCAAGATGAATTCAATCATTTGATTAATCTGTGTTGGAGAAGGGATCCATCTAAACCTTGCAGGACAGTTGACATTGAGGACTAGGGAAGGAGATCCCtggactaggccattccaacaCTGTGTCCTGCTGGTGACACAGTTTGGACCAATTTGGATCAGGATCCTCGAGTCATATGATGAATTGTTACAGAccaatttcacattaaaaatgtcCTCCCTGGTCTTGTGTGTATATTTAACTAATGAATTTGAGGGtaaactttttcacagattttgcAAAGGGCTCCTTAACGTAAATGAATTTTCTTGTGAACATTTAAACTACTAGTTTGAGAAAAGCTTTTCCCACACGTTTCACAAGAAAAAGGCCTCTCACCTGTATGAACTTTCTTGTGTGTATTCAAAGAACTAATTTGAGTGAATTTTTTTCCGCATACTTGGCATGAAAATggtttctcacctgtatgaattCTCATGTGGACCTTTAAACTACAAAATTGAGTGAATTGTTTTCTGCATGACTGGCATGAAAAGGGTTTCACACCTGTATGAATGTTCTTGTGCCGTTTTAGAATACTAATCtgagtaaatttttttctgcatactTGACATgaaaaaggtttctcacctgtatgaattCTCATGTGGACTTTTAAATTACAAACttgagaaaatgcttttttacatACTTGGCATGAAAAGGGTTTCTCACCAGTATGAACTCTCTTATGGACATTTAGATTACCAATATGAGAGAagcatttactgcatgtttcaCATGAAAAAGACCTTTCACTTATATGGGTTCTGCaatgtgttttaaagttatgctgtttttcaaaacatttcccacaaaCGTCACATTTCAAAGACCTTTTCTTTGTGGCAGTATGACACAAAGAAACAATCTGCTTCTGGACAAGCTGCTCTCCCTCCTGACTGCTGCAGAGGTCCTTCTGGTCCTGTCCAACTGGTAAATGTTCTGGTTCCTGCTGTTCATGTTTAAGCAGTGAATAATCTGGTTCCTCCTTTTCCTCATAAATAAATGGATGTTCTGGTTTCTCCTCACTAGTCCCTTCAGGTTCTATTTTCCAATTATCTTCTATCAGTGAAAGCTCTGTGTCCTGTTCTTCTTGTTTAATcagtggaggttctggttccatcTGTTCCTCTTCAGTCCACTGAAGTTCTGCTTCCTCCTGGTCATGATTGGACCTCATCCCATGGACACAGACCTGTTGAATGGCAGACGTTTTGTCCTCAATGGCGACATGTGGACTTTGGAGGTCTGTGGGGGCAAATGAAGACATCATTAATATGATTAAATTGATGACCGTCTCATACACCAGCCTGATTTGACCTAATGATCATGGACTGagaaagtcaaataaatctcacaacACTGTCTATATagtgtagtgatggactcagacctgaaTATTCAGAGTCATGTAAAGACAGGTATGAAATCGACCTTCTATCACCTGTAGAACATTTGCAGGAATAAAGGACTAATATCCCAGCAAGGTCTAGAGACACTtgttgattactgcaacagcgtTTTCataggtctgcctaaaaaaaaattgattaaacaGCTGGAgttgatccagaatgctgctgcttggGTTCTCACTAAATTCAGGATGATAAAGTATGTCACATTGGTTCTATAGTCCTTCCACTGGATCCATGTACCTCAGAGAATATACTTTAAAGTACTGttttggtttataaatcactgaatgactTAGTACCACATTACATtgaagatctgctgttgttgtatcaacgtTCCAGATCACTTCTGGTtatggtctgctctgcatcccaaACCAGACACAGTTCAATTGGAATAACAAGGATCTTCCTCAGAGATCCAGcattgattttggttcatccgTGATGAGCCAGTTTCATTGAAAGCTCAGAGCTTCATATACTGATTGTGTTAAGCTTCATGTGGGGATTCCAGCAGATATGCAACAGACTGGGATGCTCCTGGTTACAAATCTCTGGGTCAGTCTGAACTTCCTCTTTGTTGCAGACATGTTGCTGTGGCTGGTCTGTAGGAACAAAGAGACAGATTTGCTTTGAAGTAAAGATCTGGATAGTTAAGAATGTTTGGCAAAACATTCATGGAGCAAAACCTGAGATGTAGATTTCAGCATCATTGACTGAATAATGCCTGGAACTATGGAGTCTCCTATGCACTGAATATGTGTCTGCTTCACTGGTTACCATAGTAACATCTATAGTGTTTAGCATTTTGTGGCAGTTTTGTGCCACAAAATGTGGCACAAGTTTTGTGGCAGGTTGTTATCTGAGCATGTCATTGTCCATCACATGCTCTGACTCAGAGGCAGCAGGATATGATGGTAAACATCAGTTTAGAGTCCAGGTGATAAACCCTGAAGGACTGGAATTTTGACATCCCTGGTTCAAAGAAATTAATTCTGGCACTGAATGGTTTTGTTTCATGTGTTGGAATCCTGAACGATGCTGAAGTTAGCAACTGATCTGGTGTTTTACTAAAGGGCTATTCTGCTCCTTTACATACTCTGGTCAAAGGTAATTACACTTAGATTACTCAACAATGACCTGGATTGTTTTAGAATGAAAActggaagcaaagaaaaagaaaacacttgtgATTTACAACAAATTTCCTAAAAAGATAGAAtactgctttttttcttttatctctctTTCTTAAAGATGGCTGTCTCTATTTTCGGGACTACTGCAGAACCACTGGAGATGATGGTATAAAGAAGgattttgtataaaaatcaaaagtatGAGGGACAgccgggctgcacagtggcgcagttggtagagctgttgccttgcagcaagaaggccctgggttcgattcccagcccggggtctttctgcatggagtttgcatgttctccctgtgcatgcgtgggttctctccgggttctccggcttcctcccacagtccaaacacatgactgtcaggttaattctccctaggtgtgagtgtgtgtgtgcatggttgtttgtcttgtaagtctttgtgttgccctgcgacagactggcgacctgtccagggtgaaccccgcctctcgcccgggacgcagctggagataggcaccaacaaccctcccgaccccattagggaagaagggtgtaagaaaatggatagatggatggatgagggaCAGCCTTGAGCATCCATTTCATGAGACTGCAATACAACATCAGTGTCTTCagttagagcaggggtctcaaactccaggcctcgagggccgcagtcctgcagtttttggaggcgccacaggtacaaaacactggaatgaaatggcttaattacctccaccttgtgtagaccagttctccagagccttaattattctattcaggtgtgctgcagcagaggcacatctaaaagttgcaggactgcagccctcgaggcctggagtgtGAGACCCCTGAGTTAGAGGCTATAGCATTTGTTACGACAACATATAATTTCTTCTTGGGATCAATAAGATATTTCTGAACCAAATTAAAAAGTGCGTGTTAtgagttttcaaaaatatgaatgtttacTTAGTATCAAAAGAGTTTACCATTTAAACtcataaaataatacaagtttGACTACAAGTGTAAATTAAAGCAGCAAGCAGTGTCGGGGTtgatgatgatcaatcactgacaGTTTGGTGCCTCTGTGACTTCCTGTGTAGGAGATTTAACAGTTTTGTGTTTCGTGGCgagtaggtgaactttgacccatAGCAATGCCCCTTCAGCATGCACGAaaactcaccgttttgataatTTTTAATCGAACATGTCTAATAAACAATCTGACCAAGTTTGAAGCTGATCGATCAAAATCCCTAGGCGGCGTTCGATCAAATGAGGAGGCTGCAAATGGCTAAAATGGAGTCAATCCAAATTGGcctacttcctgtttgactTGCACTATAAcattaattgtattttctgtgcgtcttggggagctctagaAGTGTACCAAATTTTATGTCTCTACGATAAACTAAGGTCAATGCggaggatattttgaaagttgaccggtggcgctgttgagccgtTTCTTGTGCGATTTTTGCGACGACCTTAAATTAGGTAATTTTCACGCAGACTTGACGCGTCCGCCAAGTTTgatgagtttttgaatatgaaaaGCCCCCTCCCCCAAACGCAATTcatttgatggaaaaataataagattaagaaacaataggccttcgcagcgcttcgctgctcgggcctaaaaatgtacttatttaattttcccTGCAAGATAATGACacgatgcaatctgctgggtttacATTGATATAAACGTTTTcatctatttttaataattaactgAGACTatttgataactaggatcaattggaatgtGACTGAAGTGAAATTAACTTTCAGTAAAGCTGCTGAACTGAATACAAACTTTGGCATCTGCTAAAGCTAGCATCTGGACGGTGCTAACAGCTACCATGGTAACGGGGAAAACAACAACCGAgagcttcattttatttcattattattttctctttgataTTCGGAGCCTGAACTAACCGGCTCTCTTTACATCTTACCGATTCTGGTGAGTTTTATCTGAGGTTTCCAGTAAGTTTCCATCAGTTTGATGTCTTCATCATAGCGGACGATGATTTTTTCAACCTCTGTGAAGatttcttcagcagcagcagttagtcgCTCTCTGATAAACTCTCTCAGATGCTTAACTGAAGACATGgttaattaaatattcagctgAGATACAGCCCAACCGTTTTCCAATCGAATCCACACAAGTTGCTGCTGAAGCCTTTATGTTTAACTTCCGCCCGGAGTGAGACAAAGTAGCTGATTAGTCCATTCACTACCCCTGCTGGACTGGAGAGGAACCGCAAcgtggcaaaaaataaaaataaaaaaattaattaatggaGCAGATATTGACCAAAAATAGCTTCCACAGTAAGctattttcagctgtttcagtGCTTGTTTCTGTGTCTTACTTTCCTCACATGTGTTACATTCTAATAATACCAGTGGGGACGTGAGTCACTGTTTATTTCCACCTTTAATTCTTCAAGGATATCTGtcacttgtttttttaacagtgtcTACAACTGTACTACATTTACCTAGCTTTAAAGatgcattaaatattaatcatatTTATCTTTTGCAATATTTGAACATTGTCTCTGTAACCCTTTAAGTGTGGGATGAGACCTCGCTGTTCCTTagactctgcgttgtgtttttctttaattgttgttgtcGGAAGGAAACTTGAGGCAGGAATCGGACACACACGGGTTGCGATCGTGGTTCAGATCGTTTATTCGGCCACCCGACAAGCATGGCAACcgccttcagaattcacagcaaatacttcagaattcacagcaaatacttcagaattcacagcaaatacttcagaattcacagcaaatacttcagaattcacagcaaatactgccgtgtcaacataaaaagaagaaaaagacaaaacgatacaaaactaactatttggacattaaaagtaacatttggctACATTGAGGAGCTGGCGGTCAGTATTGCttaccttcagaattcacagcaaatactgaccGTTGTACTGCCAGCGCACCGTAACGGACGCCAAGTACGGCGTTCTTTAACGGACACACTTTACCAATTTCCATAACTCaaagaacaaatctaacattttggtgACATCCACTGATATATTTAAGCTACTGCCCTACATTCACCCGTTGTTTCTTTGATGGCGCCCCAGTCATCAGGCtagacacaaaacaacaatgaacatacaaataaatgaataaaaaaaaataaaactgtgtgatGTGTCAGTGAAATGGCTAGCATGTACTCCATTAAGTGgaattttctaagtgttttactgcttttctgGCTTTAGCTTTCTCCCACAGCTTCCGTCCTCTTATTATCTTTTGTTCAGTGTCTTCAGTTCCCACTACTTGTGACTCACAGGAAAATCTCTTTGGGGGTTGTCGATTCCTCTGCATGTTCCTTCTAAGAGCACTGGGTCCAGGGGCTGCAGTGATACTCCCATCTGTTACATGTTCCGTCCACTCTTTAAATTTTCTGTCTGGTATATTCACTCCATCCATTTCAGGCTGCTCAAcctgtttatttgttgtctcGCCTTCGACTTCCTCCACAATTTCCTCCAACTTTTCGGGCTCTGAGTGCCCCATCCCCTGCATTCCAAAGGCTTGTCTTGTCATAGCCTCTGCGTTCTCCATTATCTCTTCTGCTGTGCCCACCTCTGCCTGCTCTACTGGGAGGAACATACATTGTGTAAGAAGGTTCTGGTGGACCACCCTCTCAGTATTGCTGTTTTCTGGTCGCACCACATACACAGGTATGTTGGGTTGCTTTTTCATCACAATGTAAGGTTGAGACTCCCACTTGTCCCCTAGATTTTGCCTTCCCTCTACATGGCAGACTTTGACTAAGACTCTGTCCCCTTGGTTGAAAATCTGACCCTTTGCCTTCTGGTCATAATACTTTTCTGTTGACTTTTGGCCTGATGAGAAGTCTGGTTTGCTTGGGCGTATGCCCGTGACAGACAGTCATGGAGTCTCTGAACATATGCACTGTATTCTCCTGGTTCATTAGCAGTCTGGAGCCCAAAGATGAGGTCAACTGGGAGTCTAGGATGTCTGCCGAACATCAGAAAATATGGTGTATACCCAGTGGAGTCATGGAGTGAACAATTATGCGTGTGTCATTGCATCTAAGTACTCGTGCCACCGAGGTTTTAGATGTGGCTCTAATGTCGAGCATATTCATGAGTGTCCGGTTGAACCGCTCAGTGATGCCATTGCCTTGTGGGTGGTAGGGGTTGTGTGGGTTTTAGTGATGCCCATACATTTGCACAGCTCCTTCACTACAGCACTTTCAAAGTTGCGCCCCTGGTCAGTGTGCAACTTAGCAGGAAGTCCAAAACGGCAGAAAAAGTTTCTCCACAGCACCCTGGCCACTGTGTTGGCCTTTTGATCTTTAGTGGGATATGCCTGTGCGTAGCGTGAGAAATGATCCGTGACCACAAGGACATTCTCCATTCCACCCTTTGACTTTTCTAAAGTCAAAAGTCAATGCATACTAGTTCCATGGGGGCATTACTGTGAATACTGACCAATGGAGCTTTGACTCCTGATGTTGGCGTTTTCCTGAGGCAGCATCTCTCACACTGCTCACACCAGATCTTTATCTCTTGGAACATCTGAGGCCAATGAAATCTCTCTTTTAACATCTGAACTGTTCTCTCAAAACCCAAGTGTCCAGAGTCATTGTGAAGAGCCTTCATAGCTTCCTCGCTTCTCTGGTAGCACTAGCTGTTCCACCACTCCTCTTTGACGATCACGGCTGACGGTACATGATACCGTCTCTGATCACTAGCCTCTTCCACTCTTTTAGGAGAAGACAGATCTGTCGGCCACTACTGACCCTCTCACTCCGACTGGGTTTCACATTCCGACTTTTGTAGTGCCAGACAGGGCCAATAACAGGATCCTCCTTCTGTCCTCGCGGATCTCTTGCTTTGTCATGGCGGAAGTGACTCCATACCCATGTCTCTGTATGGCTCATTAGACCCTGGTGATTCTGAGTCCAAGTTGGCTGAGGTCGTTGTGTTCTGCTTTGAGGAGTTGTCTGGATCTTGTATGGACTGACTTGCATCCTGTTCAGGCTTTTTGCTGCACACCAAGAGAGGGCATGAGTGCAGAGTCTCTGTGACCTCTTGGTTGGACATACGGAGAGGGCATCAGCATTCACATTGCTTTGTCCTCTCCGGTACTGGATATCAAAGTCAAAAGCAGCCAAAGCGGGAGACCCACCGTTGCCCCGTGGCATCTAACTTTGCAGAGCTCATGATGTACTTGAGGGGGTTATTGTCTGTCTGGACAGAGAACTTGCGCCCATAGAGGTGGTCATAGAATTTGTCTGTTACCGCCCACTTCAAGGCCAGGAACTCTAGCTTGTGGGCGGGATACCTTGCCTCTGCTGGACTCAACCCTCGGCTCGCGAAGGCTATGACTCTCTCTATACCATCTTGAACCTGGACCAGGACAGCACCTAGTCCTTCCCCTGATGCATCTGTCTGAAGCACAAACGGTAGGTTGTAGTTCGGGTATCCCAACACTGGCGCAGTTGTAAGTCTGTGCTTTAGGGCCAGGAATGCCTCCTCACATTCCTCTGTCCATAAGAATGGTGGGTCAGAAG
This is a stretch of genomic DNA from Gambusia affinis linkage group LG12, SWU_Gaff_1.0, whole genome shotgun sequence. It encodes these proteins:
- the LOC122841725 gene encoding zinc finger protein 239-like, which gives rise to MSSVKHLREFIRERLTAAAEEIFTEVEKIIVRYDEDIKLMETYWKPQIKLTRIDLQSPHVAIEDKTSAIQQVCVHGMRSNHDQEEAELQWTEEEQMEPEPPLIKQEEQDTELSLIEDNWKIEPEGTSEEKPEHPFIYEEKEEPDYSLLKHEQQEPEHLPVGQDQKDLCSSQEGEQLVQKQIVSLCHTATKKRSLKCDVCGKCFEKQHNFKTHCRTHISERSFSCETCSKCFSHIGNLNVHKRVHTGEKPFSCQVCKKAFSQVCNLKVHMRIHTGEKPFSCQVCRKKFTQISILKRHKNIHTGVKPFSCQSCRKQFTQFCSLKVHMRIHTGEKPFSCQVCGKKFTQISSLNTHKKVHTGERPFSCETCGKSFSQTSSLNVHKKIHLR